Proteins encoded in a region of the Candidatus Hydrogenedens sp. genome:
- a CDS encoding zinc metallopeptidase, giving the protein MPIYFFHPADLLLIPAIILALWAQMKVQHAYKKYMSIPNRQRITGAQVAQWILDKEGISDVGIEPISGELTDHYDPSSKTVRLSEPVYYGNSIASIGISAHELGHVIQHARSYAPMQVRQFIYPISSIGSYLAFPIIFIGFLLTHAGIHAQWLINVGIYLFSAAVFFTVITLPVEFNASRRAIKILANGNVLTQDELAGVREVLNAAALTYVAAAASAILQLIRILIIFRGRE; this is encoded by the coding sequence ATGCCAATATACTTTTTCCATCCAGCTGATTTACTATTAATTCCCGCAATAATATTAGCACTATGGGCTCAGATGAAGGTTCAACATGCATACAAAAAATATATGTCCATTCCAAATCGTCAGAGAATAACTGGTGCCCAGGTTGCCCAATGGATTCTTGATAAAGAAGGTATTTCAGATGTTGGCATTGAACCTATTTCAGGTGAATTAACAGACCACTATGACCCGAGTAGCAAAACGGTTCGACTTTCTGAACCCGTATATTACGGGAATAGTATTGCCTCTATAGGAATATCTGCCCATGAATTAGGTCATGTTATTCAGCATGCAAGAAGTTACGCACCAATGCAGGTCAGACAATTCATATACCCTATAAGTTCTATAGGTTCCTATTTAGCCTTTCCAATTATATTTATAGGTTTTCTTTTAACCCATGCTGGTATCCATGCACAATGGTTAATTAATGTCGGAATTTATCTATTCTCAGCGGCGGTCTTTTTTACTGTTATTACGTTACCAGTTGAATTTAACGCAAGCAGACGTGCTATAAAAATATTAGCTAATGGAAATGTATTGACACAAGATGAATTGGCAGGGGTTAGAGAGGTCCTAAATGCAGCCGCTTTAACTTATGTAGCTGCAGCAGCAAGTGCTATACTTCAATTAATACGAATTTTAATTATTTTCCGAGGCCGTGAATGA